In the genome of Ammospiza nelsoni isolate bAmmNel1 chromosome 7, bAmmNel1.pri, whole genome shotgun sequence, one region contains:
- the CRYBA2 gene encoding beta-crystallin A2, translating into MTSSEAMDTLGQYKITVWEEENFQGKRCEFLMECPSIMERGFRKIRSIKVESGPWVGFEYPEYQGQQFILEKGDYPRWEAWSGNSGYRTEHLLSFRPVKCANHNDSKVILYEAENFQGHKFELSDDYPSLQAMGWGNKEVASIKVNAGAWVAYQYPGYRGYQYVLERDRQNGEFKKYNEYSSQAHTNQIQSIRRVQH; encoded by the exons ATGACCAGCAGTGAAGCCATGGACACCCTGGGGCAGTACAAGATCACGGTGTGGGAGGAGGAGAACTTCCAGGGCAAGCGCTGCGAGTTCCTCATGGAGTGCCCCAGCATCATGGAGCGCGGCTTCCGCAAGATCCGCTCCATCAAGGTGGAGTCTGGCCC CTGGGTAGGCTTCGAGTACCCTGAGTACCAGGGACAGCAgtttatcctggagaagggtGACTATCCCCGGTGGGAGGCCTGGAGCGGGAACAGTGGCTACCGGACCGAGCACCTCCTCTCCTTCCGGCCTGTCAAATGCGCA AACCACAATGACAGCAAAGTCATCCTCTACGAGGCTGAGAACTTCCAGGGTCACAAGTTTGAGCTGAGTGACGACTATCCCTCGCTGCAGGCCATGGGCTGGGGCAACAAGGAGGTGGCATCCATCAAAGTGAACGCCGGAGC gtgGGTGGCATACCAGTACCCGGGATACAGGGGCTACCAGTACGTGCTGGAGCGGGACAGACAGAACGGCGAGTTCAAGAAGTACAATGAATACAGCAGCCAGGCCCACACCAACCAGATCCAATCCATCCGCCGTGTCCAGCACTGa